Sequence from the Terriglobales bacterium genome:
ATGGATCCGTGCCACTAGTTCTCGGGGATTAAATGGCTTAGGCAAATAGTCGTCCGCGCCCAACTCCAGCCCGACGATTCGGTCCACGTCTTCTCCCCGGGCCGTCAGTAAAAGCACGGGGATGGCGGAATGTGCAGCTCGCAGCTTGCGCAACACATCCAGACCGCTTAGGCCTGGCAGCATCACATCCAGCACCACGATCGCATGTTCGGCTGAGCGTGCCCGGTCAAATCCGCGATTGCCGTTGTGCACCAGCTCGACTTGAAACCCTTCCGGCTCGAGGTACTCCCTCACCAGTTCACAGAGTTCCACGTCGTCATCCACTACCAATACCCGGTCCATGGCTCTCTTGGCCTATTAATCCTTAATAAGTTCTACACCACCGGCTGCGCCGAGCGTGTAAAGAAGTGTAAGTAGGATTTACAAAACTTTACGATATTTGACTTACTCTTTACGCGCGTGCGGCGTAATACGTGTTTAAGTTAGTAATCGGAGGTGAGGGAAAATGAATCGCAAATATGCTGTTACAGCAGTTGTGATCTTGCTGGTCGTCGGCACTGCCGCCGTCGGTCAGGGATGGGCCCACCAGCATCGCCGCTGGGGAATGGACGGTCTTATTGACCATCATATGGCCCAGATGGCTTGGCGCCTCGACCTAAATGACAGCCAGAGACAACAAGTGAAGGCGCTGGTTGCGGCCGAAAAGCCCAATATCAAAAACCTGGTCCAGCAGCTCGCGGCCACACATCAGCAGATGCTGACGGCTACTCAAAAAGGGCAGTTCGATGACGCCAAAGTTCGTGCCATCGCCAATCAAGAAGCGCAGACCATTGCGGAGTTGATTGTCACCAAACAACAGTTGCAATCGAAGGTGTATAGCTTGCTCACGCCGGTGCAGCAGGCCAAGTTCGACCAGATGCAGCAGCGCCACTTAGACCATATGCAGAAACGGATGGGAACTACTTCAAAACCGTAGTGCCGTGTGCCGCACACAACCGACTTATCGTGTGCGGCGCACTGCCACTCTGTCTCTGATCATCGAACAGAAGAAGCCTTGCTGATTTGCGGCGACCCTGCTTCCGGATCCAGAAGCCTGGCCAATAACACGAATAAAGAAGTCATTATTGCAGTCACAACTAACGACCCAATCCAGAGAACGCCGGCGTAGATGTTGGACACTATTCCCTGGGCTCCCGGTCCGTCAGCAATCATGAGTTGGCCCCCAGGTTGAGATTGGCAAATCCTCTCTGCAGCGGCTTATCACCGACTTAATCTCGCGCAACTTCTGCCGCTCGTCCAAGGCGCTGTTCAAAACATCTTCGATCTCGGTCATCCAATACTGCAGGCACCGATCAATCCCATTCGCCAGCTCTCCCACAACGATCTCCACAAACTCGGTTTCGGTTGTAAGCATTTTCGTCCGCCTCTCTCGTATCTATAGAAGCTCAATGAATGGATCGACTATTAAGACATTTTTTGCCGTGTTTGGTTGTAAAGATTTGGTCAACGAATTGTAAAAATGTGTAACCAATCCAATCTGGTTTTTCGTTCTTACAAAACTTTACATTTGCTGACGTGCTCCTCTCTACCCAAACCGCTGTGTCCAGCGTGATCATTTGTTACGTGAGAAGATTTTTTCAAGGTTGGGTTCCTCTGCCGTTGTTTCTGCTCAACTCCTCGTTGGCTCTCGCGCGGTTGGCAACTGCAGCAGTTTGGCTTCCTACGCGCCCTGAATTTTTGCTTGCGGGGCGTTACAAATCTTTACCGGACGTTTACAAAACTTTACGCTGCCTTCGATATGCCCCGTGGTAATCATTAGAGCGAGCACTGCTGCGAAAGGGGGTGATCAGCTCTCCTTGATGAATCGGGCGAGTGCCGAGTAAGCTCCTGGACAACTTACTGCTAACACCCGCCCGATCCCCTTTCCGTCAGTGCAGCTCTCTTTAACTTCCTTCCAACCATCAACCCGGTCTTAAAAACTCCAGCCCCTTACACTCCGCCACTTTCCGGCGTAGGATATTTCCTTTGAACGGAACCCCAACGTGAACAACTCTCGTGCAGCCAATAGCGAACTCGCCTGGCCCGAATTGCCGCTCGATCAATGGAAAGACACCTACGCCACGCTCCACATGTGGACGCAAATCGTGGGAAAGGTTCGCCTCGCCTTGAGCCCTCACTTGAACCACTGGTGGGAAGTTCCGCTGTATGTCTCCGCCAGTGGGCTTACCACCTCACCCATTCCGTACCGCGACATCCTGTTCGAAATTGAGTTCGACTTCATTGATCATCAGCTCTCAATCCATCTCAGCGACGGACGCGCCG
This genomic interval carries:
- a CDS encoding Spy/CpxP family protein refolding chaperone, giving the protein MNRKYAVTAVVILLVVGTAAVGQGWAHQHRRWGMDGLIDHHMAQMAWRLDLNDSQRQQVKALVAAEKPNIKNLVQQLAATHQQMLTATQKGQFDDAKVRAIANQEAQTIAELIVTKQQLQSKVYSLLTPVQQAKFDQMQQRHLDHMQKRMGTTSKP